The following are encoded in a window of Anopheles stephensi strain Indian chromosome X, UCI_ANSTEP_V1.0, whole genome shotgun sequence genomic DNA:
- the LOC118517438 gene encoding uncharacterized protein LOC118517438 isoform X2, whose translation MPPATSGRKGNAGTGGGGHQRKGKAAQAAKGEVAPVAQDPDEDTNAGFGKYLRSEEGIEMMKLFVIANTIVVFVTMAWPQMQQSYRILRSLVFNDEDEDSGEL comes from the exons ATGCCACCGGCAACGTCAGGACGGAAGGGAAATGCGGGGACGGGGGGAGGAGGTCACCAGCGCAAAGGGAAGGCGGCGCAGGCGGCAAAGGGTGAGGTGGCACCGGTGGCTCAGGACCCGGACGAGGACACAAATGCCGGCTTCGGGAAGTATTTAAGATCGGAAGAAG GTATCGAAATGATGAAGCTGTTCGTGATCGCTAACACGATTGTGGTGTTTGTTACGATGGCTTGGCCACAGATGCAACAGTCCTATCGCATCCTGCGCTCGCTTGTGTTTAACGACGAGGACGAAGACTCTGGCGAACTTTAG
- the LOC118517438 gene encoding uncharacterized protein LOC118517438 isoform X1, with amino-acid sequence MLLLAFRSFFFIAVILGYSTGIWRLINDYFRHEFQTYLKEESQTNKYLLRDPPKPGQPEATDNRHPAPGRADHQQVTDSIMALFETTTTPAGTDAGANPFASDATTGARASRSGEAALRVAAAEVTDIRDDAKRDERMGGEGQGEDEDKWISYWSRRDRKRDSGMDESANAYCTISARTEGESFAGAVTRITQRIMPDGDDFGCSD; translated from the coding sequence atgctgctgcttgcctttcgcagcttcttcttcattgccGTCATACTCGGCTACAGTACCGGTATCTGGCGGCTGATTAACGACTACTTCCGGCACGAGTTCCAAACCTACCTGAAGGAGGAGTCGCAAACGAACAAGTACCTGTTGCGGGACCCGCCTAAACCTGGCCAACCGGAAGCGACCGATAATCGACATCCCGCGCCGGGCCGGGCCGACCATCAACAGGTGACAGATTCGATTATGGCACTGTTCGAAACTACCACCACGCCCGCCGGAACTGACGCAGGTGCGAATCCGTTTGCGAGCGATGCGACGACCGGTGCGCGGGCTTCGCGTTCGGGTGAGGCGGCGTTACGGGTTGCGGCAGCGGAAGTTACCGATATCCGGGATGACGCGAAACGCGACGAACGGATGGGTGGGGAAGGGCAGGGGGAGGATGAGGATAAGTGGATTTCGTACTGGAGCAGGAGGGACCGGAAGCGTGACAGTGGGATGGATGAGAGCGCGAACGCTTACTGTACGATTAGCGCCCGAACCGAGGGTGAATCGTTcgctggtgccgtgaccaggatcaCGCAACGGATAATGCCGGATGGAGATGATTTCGGTTGCTCCGACTAA